The following nucleotide sequence is from Microbacterium arborescens.
CATCATCCGCGGCACGAGCCGGGTCAAGGAGGACGCCGCCATCGGCATCGTCTTCACGACGCTCTTCGCGCTCGGCCTCGTGCTCATCTCGGTCACGCCGAGCCAGACCGACCTCAACCACATCCTGTTCGGCAACGTCCTCGGGGTATCGACGGGCGACCTCGTGCAGATCGCGGTCCTGGCCGCGGTCGCCTTCGCGGTGCTGTTCGTCAAGCGCCGCGATCTGACCCTGTTCGCGTTCGACCCGATCCACACCTTCGCCATCGGGCTCTCGCCCCGACTGCTGTCGGGGCTCCTGCTGGGGGTCCTCGCCCTGACCGCGGTCGTCGCCCTGCAGGTGGTGGGCGTCGTGCTGGTCGTGGCGATGCTCATCATCCCGGGCGCCACGGCGCACCTGCTCACCGACCGATTCGGCCGCATGCTCGTCATCGCCCCGGCCCTGTCGGCGGCGTCCTCCATCGTCGGCATCTACGTCAGCTACTGGGTCGACGCCTCGTCGGGCGGACTGGTCGTGCTCGTGCAGGGCATCGTGTTCGCCGCGGTGTACCTCTTCAGCCCGAAGCAGGGGATCATCGGGCGCCGGATCGCATCGCGCAAGCCCGTCGCCCGATCGGTTCAGGCTGGCTAGCGTGCCGCTATGAGAATCAGCGAGATCCACTGGAACGACGAAGCCCGCCAGAAGGTCCTCGACGACGCCGACCGTGTCCTGCAGGATGCCGTCGCCGCCGTCGCCGCGACCGACGATGCCAACGACGCCGACAAGGCGTACGCCGCTCTCGTCAGCCACATGAAGGACAAGTTCATCGACTGGGAGCCCGGTCCGGACGTCCGCACGTACGCCGATGCTCTCGCCGGCGGCGAGGTCGAGCTCGAGTCGACCGACTGACCGCCCGGGAACAGGTGACAGCTCGGGATCCGGCGCCGCTGCTGCAGATCAGCCGCATCTACGCCGAAGATGAGGCGCTCGCGCTGCCGCGGGGGCAGCAGATCGTGGCGCGGTGGCCGCAGGCCGACATCGTGCCGATCGACTCGCACTGGCTCGTCCCCGAGGTCCACGGCGACGAGGCCAATGTGCGGCGTTGGGTGCGGATCAAGACCGAGGCGCTCGTGCTGGGCGTGAAGAAGTCCGTCGCGACCCGGATCAACGGCCGGTCGGCCGATTTCATCGCACCGTCCACGGCCAACGGATGCGCGATGGCCTGCTCGTACTGTTACGTGCCGCGCCGCAAGGGATACAGCAACCCGGTGACCGTTTTCGCCAACATCGACGAGATCTCACGCCACCTCGCCCGTCACATCGCCCGCCGAGGGCCCAAGACCGAGCCGAACCAGTGCGATCCGGACGCATGGGTGTACGACATCGGCGAGAACAGCGACTGCTCGGTCGACGCGATGATCAGCGAGAACGTCCGCGACCTGTGCGAGCTGTTCCGGATGTCGCCGACGGCCAAGGCGTCGTTCGCGACGAAGTACGTCAACCGCGACCTGCTCGACTGGGACCCGCTCGGGCGCACCCGCATCCGCTTCTCCCTGATGCCCCACGAGACGGCGAAGGTGACCGACATCCGCACGTCGCCCGTCTCGGAGCGGATCGCCGCGATCAACGACTTCGTCGACGCCGGCTACGAGGTGCACCTGAACTTCTCGCCCGTCATCCTCACTCCGACGTGGATCGCGGACTGGACGGCACTGCTGCGCGAGCTGAGCGACGTGCTCTCCGACCGGGCGAAGGCTCAACTCGCGTGCGAGATCATCCTCCTCACCCACAATGAAGGACTCCACGAGGTGAACCTCGGATGGCACCCGCGCGGCGAGGAACTGCTGTGGACTCCGCGCATGCAGGAGACCAAGCGCTGGCAGAACGGCGCGATGAACGTGCGGTACCGCTCGCCATTCAAGGGCGAGGCCGTCGCGGCGCTGTGCGCGCTCATCGAACGTGAACTGCCGTCGTGCCGCATCCGTTACGCGTTCTGACCGTCATGCCTTCTGCTCTGCCCTCTCTTGCGCCGAGGCGCCGACCTGGGCCAGCCTGGCGGGGTGTATCTGCTGCTCCCCCTGATCGTCCTCGTCCTGATGGTCGCAGCCCTCGTCGATGCGATCACCCGTCGCGACGACCAGGTGAAGCACCTGCCGAAGTTCGCCTGGGTGCTGTTCATCGTCTTCCTGCCGTTCCTCGGCTCCGTGCTGTGGTTCGCGCTCGGACGCGAGTGGGACACGACTCCGCGCGAGTCGATGAGCTTCGGTGATCCTCGCCGGTGGTCGCGCGACGAACCCACCCCCGCCACGCCTGCGAGTCGTCCGCAGCCGCGTGATTACCGCACCACCGCGCAGCAGCTCGCCGACCTCGAACGGGAGATCGAGATCGCGGAGCTCGAGGCGGAGATCCGCCGCCGCCGTTCGCAGGGTCTTCAGCCGCCCGACGCGGGCTGATCCCTCTCGACGGTCTGATCGCTCCTGAGGGCCCACCGTCGCGCGATCAGCCAGCCCACCGCCGCTCCGAGGGTATTGGCCACGACGTCCCACACGCTCGCGGTCCGTTGCGAGAGCAGCACGCCCTGCGCCGCCTCGATGACGACGGAGATGACGAGCCCGGCGGGAATGACGTATGCCCGCCAGCGGGGCCAGCCGAGCGCCGCGCAGCAGCCGAACGGGACGAACAGGGCGATGTTCGCGCCGAACTCGATGCGGTCGTAGGTCAGCCACGGCACGGCCGAGGTGATCGCTCGCAGGATCGGTCCGGCGTCGCGGTCGACGGGCGTGGGCCAGAACGCGACGAACGCGAGGACGACCACGTAGCCGATCAGCAGGGCCCGCGCGACGCGGGTCACCGAACGATGACGGTGGGAGAACCGACGTGGGCCGCGACGCGTTCGCTGACCGATCCGAGCAGCAGCCGCGACAGTCCCGTGCGGCCGTGAGATCCGACGACGGTCAGCACGGCATGGCGCGAAGCGTCCTCGATCAGGCTGGAGGCGTCGCCGACATCGATGCGCGTGCGCACGTCGAGCTGCGGGTACGCCGCACGTACGGGCTCGAGCATGCGGTCGAGCATCCCGGCCGTCGCTTCCGTCAGGTCGACGGGCATCGGCCCCGTCCACAGGTCGAGGCCGGGCTCGGTGCCCACCGATACGGGTTCCCAGGCCGCGAGGGCGACGAGCGGCTCGCCCGTGCGGACGGCCTCACGAGCGGCGAAGTCGAGCGCCCGGGCCGAGACGTCCGAGGCGTCGACCCCCACGAGGACCCCGCGGCGCGCGTCGCCATCGTGGTCCGCGTCGAGGCGCTCGGGAACGATCGCGACCGGGCAATGCGCGTGGGCGATGAGAGCGCGGTACGCGTGGCCGTGTTCCTCCGGCAGCACGAGGATCTCGGCATCCGCGGTCGCGGCGGCGACCCGCTCGGCATCGTCGCGCGTCGGAGCGATCAGCAGCTCGCGCAGTGTCAGACTCAACGCCTCGGCTCGGCGGAACGCCCATTCACGCGCACCCGCGCCGTCCGCGTCGGTCACTCCCAGGATCACGTCGCCCATGGCCCCAGGGTATCCGCCCCGATAACGGCGCACGACGGCCCCCGGTGCGAGGCCAACCGTTAGAGTCAGTCCGTGGCACAGCGACCCGGCTCCGACGCATCGCGTCACGGCGCGGGTGGCGGCGCCGGTCACGATGATGCCGGTGGCGATACGGCCGGCTACATCATCAGCGGGCACTACGAGCCGCCACCGCCGCCCGAGCGGCCGGCTTCCCCGCGCCCGCCCCGGCGCCGACGCCGGCTGCCGCGCTGGGCGTGGCTCGCGATCATCGTCACCGCGGTCGCCGCCGTCATCGCTGCCGTCGCCCTGGTGGTGACGCTCGTGACGAACAGCGTGCAAGCGCTCACCGCGCGGCCGCCCGGCGTCGGCACGGCCTTCGTGGCACCGGCCGAGTCGAAGGCCGCGCGAGCACTGACGGAGGGCGGCACCGCCGACGAGGTCGCCGCAGCCGAGTATCTGTCGTCGCAGCCGACCGCCTATTGGCTCACCCCGGAACAGGACCCCATCGGCGAGGTCGGCGAGCGCGTCCTGAACATCGCCCACGAGGCGCGGGAGTCCGACACGGCGATGGCCGTCGTCGTCTACGGTCTGCCGGGGCGCGACTGCGGCAACCACTCCGCGGGCGGTCTCGACGAGGCGGACTACGAGACCTGGACGAGGCAGATCGGAACGGCGCTGCGTTCGGTCCCGGATGTCAAGAAGGTCGTCATCGTCGAGCCCGACAGTCTCGCGCTCGCCCCGCAGTGCGGCAACCTCGACGAGCGCGTCACGCAGCTGCGCGGGGCCCTCGAGCGCCTCACCGGCACCGACACGTGGGTGTACGTCGACGGTGGGCACTCGAACTGGCTGGGCGCCGACGCGATGGCCGAGCTCATCGAGAAGGTGACGGTCTCGGGCGTCCGCGGATTCGTGACGAACGTGTCGAACTTCAACGACACCTTCGACGAGTTCGCCTACGCCCACGCGCTCTCCGACCGCCTCGGCGGCATGCATGCGCTCGTCGACACGTCGCGCAACGGCTCGGGCGCTCCGGGCGACGGCGAGTGGTGCAACCCGCCGGGGCGTACCGTGGGCGACCCGAGCGGGACATTCGGCGACGACGTCGTCGACACGAACCTGTGGATCAAGCCTCCGGGCGAGAGCGATGGGCCATGCAACGGCGGGCCCGCAGCCGGCGTGTGGTGGCCCGCCGGCGCCGTCGAACTCACCCGCGACGTCGCGCCCTGACTCAGACCGCCGGGGAGGGACTGCCGGACCCTTTGCGTATGGCAAAATTACCCGAACCTGAGGGAGAAGAGTGACGCGCATGATGTCCGAGCAGATGAAGACGGCGGTCATCGTCGAGGACGATCCCGACATCCGTCATCTCCTGGTCGAGGTGCTCGAGGCCGCCGGGTTCTCCACCGTCTCGGTCGGCAACGGCATCGACGGCATCCAGGCGGTGCTGTCGTACCGACCACTGCTGACGACTCTCGACGTCAACATGCCCGGCATCGACGGCTTCGAGGCCGCCCGGCGCATCCGAGCTCAGAGCGACACGTATATCATCATGCTCACGGGGCTCTCCGAAGAGGCCGACGTCGTGCTCGGCCTGGGTTCCGGCGCCGACGAGTACATCGTCAAGCCGTTCCGCCCGCGCGAGTTCCGGGCGCGGGTCGACGCCTTGCTCCGACGCCCGCGCGCCGCTGCGGCGCAGCAGGCCCCCCAGCAGGATTCGGTCGGTCCGTCGTTCCCCGGCGCGCGCCCCGCGCTGGCACACCACGCCCCCGCGGCCCCCGCCGCCCCCGCCGCCGATGCTGCGCCGCTGTCGTACGAGGAGTACCTCGCACGCTTCGGCGGAGCCGCACAGCAGCAACAGCAGCCCGCGCCCCCGCAGCAGCCAATCCCCCAGCAGTCAGCGCCGCCGCAGTCTGCGCCGCCCCAGAGCCCCGCGCAGCAGCCCATCATCGTGCACCGCCCGAGCGACACGGCCACGCCGGCACCGGCGCCCGGCTCCGACGTCGTCGTGCACCAGTCCGGCGGCGACCTCGTCCCGGCCACGGGTGAGCACTGGCTCACGCACCGCGACCTGCAGGTCGACACCGACACGCGCCTGGCCTACATCGGTGGCCGCGAGCTCGACCTCACCCGCACCGAGTTCGATCTGCTCTCGACCCTGATGGCCTCGAAGCGCCGCGTCCGGTCGAAGGCCGACCTGACCCTCGTCCTACGCGGCGAGTCGTATGTCACGAGCTACTTCGTCGGCGAGGCCGACAAGCGGGCGATCGAGGCGCACATGACCAACCTCCGCCGCAAGCTGAGCGACAGCCCCACGACCCCGCGGTACATCGAGACCGTCCGCGGTGTCGGGTACCGCATGACATCGGAGACCGCCGCCGCGGTCTGAACCTCAGACTCTCCGGCAGTTCCGCCGATTCAGACCTTGTATCCGTTCTGGCGGCGGACCAGCTTCGAGAACATCAGCAGGGTCTGCAGCACGGTCACGACGCCGACGATCGGCCACCCGATCCACAGGATCGACGACTGCGCGACGGGACCGATGATGTTCCAGACGACGGCCATCGCCAGCAGCACGGCCGCGAGGATGAGCAGCGGCATCCAGTGACCGATGCTGCCGCCGCCGCTCTCGGCCTTGGCCTGCATCGCCCAGTTGTCGACCTTCTTCTTCGACAGGAAGCGCGACCACGAGCGCATGAAGTGGCCGAGCCTGATCCACATGAACGCCTCGGCCGGGAAGACCAGGAGGGCGAAGAGGATGTCGCGCTGATTGTGGTCCTTGATGCTGCGGGCCATGCGCAGGTTCAGCAGCACGGCCACCATCGGCGGGATGAGCCACAACGGCGAGAAGACGAAGGCGCTGATCGACAGCGAGCCCGCGAGCAGGATGAGGAACGCGACGCGCACGAACAGGTTCGTCAGCATCCCGAAGTTCTCGAACCAGCGCAGGCGCAGGTTCGGGTGGAACGGCTGCCCCTTCGTGTCGCCGCGCTGGCCCGGCCACATCAGCTCGATGGCGCCGTAGGTCCACTTGACCTGCTGCGCGTCGTACCCCTTGAGGGTCGTCATGCCGCCGACATTGGCCCGGGCGTATGGGCTGATCTTGGTGAGGTATCCGGCGCTCTTGATCTGCAAGGAGAGCAGCGAGTCCTCGACCTCGGAGTCCTTGACCCACGGGGTGGACTGGTGGTTCGCCTTCATCGCGTCGCGCAGGGCGTTCGTTGAGAAGATCGAGAACTGTCCGCCGAGGACGGCCATGTTGCGCCCGCGGAGCAGGTTCTGCATGTTGAAGGCCGCGAACTGGGTGCGCTGGCCGGCGATGAGGAACTTCGCGATCGTTCCCTTGATGGGCTTGTCGTCGATCGAGTAGATCGCCGAGATGCCGCCGATGCGCGAGTCGCCGACGGCCTCGGACTCGAGGAACTCCACAGCGCGCGAGTCGGCGATGGTGTCGCCGTCGACGCCGAGCAGGTAGTCGTAGCCCTCGACGAGCGAGTAGCCGTAGTTGAGCGCGCCGACCTTCTTGTCGGGGTTCTTGCCGATGTCGTGCACGAACACCTCGGTGAACTGCGTGCCGAGCTCTGTCGTCACCTCGTGGGGACCTGCATACCCCGCGGCGATCTTGACGGTGTTGTCGGAGGTGTTGTTCGCGATGACGTGGATGACGTCGGGGACGCGCGTCTGGGCGAGCAGCCCCTCGATCACGTCGGCGATCGACTCCTCCTCGTTGTACGCCGGGATGACGCAGCCGATCGTGGAGCGGTGGACCGTGGTCTGTTCGAGGACAGACTCGAAGTCGTCGGGGAACGCCGTCTCGAAGTGATCCGCCAGCTCGACCGGCGCCTGCGGGGCGGGGTACTGCGGCTGACCGAACGCCGGGTTGGGCGTGTACGGCGTGTACGGCGTCTGAGTCATGCGGTCACATCCTGTGCGAGGTGTCGGGCAGCTGTTGTCTGCCGAGGTCCATTCTGGAACGCGGCGTGTTCAGACCGGACGAAGTCAACCGCAATTTATGCGCAAGGAACGAGGCGCCTCGAACCGTTCACGGCGTCGTGCTGGGAGCGGGTGCGGGCGCCGCGTCCGCCGCCTGTTCGTCGCTGAAGATCGCGACCGGCAGGTACTGGTACACCGTCTGCTGCGTGAAGCTCGCGTCGTCGTTCGCGTTACCCTCGACCCACACCGTCATCGCGAACTCCAGCGTCATCCCGTAGGTATCGGCCGGCAGCCCGTGGACGATCGTCTCGGGCACGTAGAGGCCGCCTTGGAAGCTGTTGAGCAGCAGCCCACGATCGGAGCGGATCGTGTCGCTGGGAACGAGTGTCCGTGGGTCGGCGCTGAACTGGAACGGGTTCTGCACCTGCCCCGACGTCTGCGCCGTCTGCGAGGTGATCGAGATCGACGAGATGAACACGCGGCGCTTCTGCGACAGCACGGCCTTCTCGTCGACGCGCTTGTCGTGGACGTTGACCGCGAAGCCGAACGTCTTCTCGGCACCGGGGGTCCATTCCTGGGTGCGCTTGGGGTCCTGTGCCCACACGTCGAGACGCAGCTCGAGATCCTGCGCCACGTCCGAGGACAGCGACACCGAACCGTCATAGGTGAACTGCGAGTTGAATGCCATGCTCGGCGACTGCGAGGGCGCCGGAGCGGGCACGGCCGAGACCGGATCACCCTGGACGGCGTTGATCATGCCGGTCAGCTCCGAGCATCCCGTCAGCGCGACGAGCGAGAGAGCGAGCGCGCCCGCCGACACGGCGGTGCGGAGGGCGGGTGAGCGGCGCGAGAGCATGGCAGACCGGATTTCTGAGAGCGGGACCGGCGTCGGATGTCGCGGGCGTGGCCATACAAGCATCCGGCCGGCCACGATCCGGGCCGCTTTCCGATCTCTTCAGGTTGCCTTGCGGCGACCTTGAGGTTTCAGCCGGCCTCGGGCGCGGCTGCGATCGCGACGGTGATGCTGTCGGTCGCCGTCTGCTTGGCGAACTCGTCGGAGGTGGGGGTGGTCTGCACGAGGAAGTCGTACGTGAAGCGGATCGTGACGAACGTGGCCTCGGGAGGCACCTCGCCGACGTAGAAGGTCTGCGAGTAGCTGTACGGCGAGAGCACGAGATAGCCGGGGTTCGTCGCCGACTGGTCCGACGTCGGCGCGAGGGGGCTGAGATCGCCCTCCGCGTTGCCGGGCACGGCGATCATCGTCGCCTTCTGCAGGTAGACCTTCTGCCCGTCGTCGGGGCTGACGGTCGTCACGAGCGAGAGGCTGACGGGCTTGAGGGCCGTCGCCGACCATCGGTCCATCGACAGGTCGGACCAGTAGTTCAGCGCCCCCGTCACGGCGCCCGCGGTCACCTGACGCTCGGTCGAGCCGCTCGAGAGGTCGTTGGGGATCGGCGGCGGCACGGCGGAGCGCGAGATGCTCGGCGACGGCGCGGGGTCGCTCGCGTCGCCCCCGTCACCCGACGGCGCGTTCCACGGCGCAGGACCGCATCCCACGAGAGCCACAGCCATCACCGCAGTCGCGGCGGCCGTCCCCCAGCGTCGCTTCATCGAGTCCTCCGCTTCCTCTCGCAAGTGTACGCACGGGCCCGCCCCTTAGAGTGATCGGGTGCGCACCGCTGACCAGCCCCGCCCCCTGCGCCGGACGCAGCTCGCGTTGGCGGCCATCGCCGGGATCTTCCTGATCGCCCTCATCGCGGTCGCCGCCTGGGTCGGCGTCCGCGGGGCCCTCGCGTACGGCGAACTGCGCGAGGCCGAGGCCTCGGCCCGCAGCGCCGTCGACTCGCTCGCCGATCCGGCTGCGGCCGCCCCGCACATCACCGAGGTCGCCGACCACGCGGCCACGGCGCGCGAGCTCACCTCCGACCCGGTCTGGTCGCTCGCCGAGGGCACCCCGTGGATCGGCCCGCAGCTGCGCGCCGTCGGCACGATCGCCGCGGCGGCCGACGACATCGCCCGAGACGGGCTCCTCCCCCTCGCCGATGTGGCTTCGGCGTTCTCGCCGGACGCCTTCCGGCCCGTCGACGGGCGCATCGACACGGCGGTCTTCCGCGAGATCGCCGAGCCGGCTCGCGCGGGGGCAGACACGGTCGCCGCCGCAGCGGAATCCGTGCGCGCTCTCGACGACACCCCGCTCATGCGGCCCGTCCGGGCGGCCGTCGACGAGGTGTCCGAGCTCCTCGACACCGGAGCCTCGGCCACCGACGCCCTTGCCCGCGCCTCGACCCTCCTGCCCGCGATGCTGGGGTCGTCCGGCGAGCGCACGTACCTGCTGGCGTTCCAGAACAACGCCGAATGGCGATCGACGGGCGGCATCGTCGGGGCGATGGCGATCGTGAAGACCGCCGACGGGCGGATCGAGCTGGCCGGACAGGCCTCGTCGTCCGACTTCTCCAACTTCGGCGAGCCGGTGCTCCCCCTCGATCCCGAGATCGAGCGCATCTACGAGACGCGGCCCGGCCGCTACATCCAGAACGTCACCCAGATCCCCGACTTCTCCGTCGGCGGCCCGCTCGCCCGCGAGATGCTTCTGCGGCAGACCGGGCAGAGCGTCGACGGCGTGATCGCGACCGATCCCGTCGCCCTGTCGTACATCCTCGAGGCCACAGGCCCCGTCGAGCTGCCGACGGGCGACGTCGTCTCCGCGGACAACGCCGTGCCCCTCCTGCTCAACGACGTCTACTCGCGGTACGAGAGCCCGCGGGATCAGGACGCGTTCTTCGCGGCCGCGTCGGCGGCCGTGTTCGAGCGCCTCGCCTCCGGCGCCGCCGATCCCGCGAAGCTCATCGCCGCCCTGGGCCGCGCCGGCGACGAACGACGTCTGCTGCTGTGGAGTGCGATCCCCGAAGATCAGGCGGTGCTCGCCGACACGACGCTCGCGGGGCCACTGCCGGACACGGATGCCGACACGGCCGCCTTCGGCGTCTTCCTCAACGACGGCACCGGATCGAAGATGGACTACTACCTCACCGCAGACACCCGCCTGGCGTGGGAGACGTGCGCGGTCGGCGGCGATGGACGGACGTCCTCTCCGGTGACGCTGGAGGTCACCATCGCCAACAACGCACCGGCTGATGCCGCGACCTCTCTCCCGTCTTATGTCACCGGCGGCGGGGCGTTCGGTGTGCCGGCGGGCGTGGCACGCACGGTCGCCTACCTCTATCTGCCCGAGGGCTACGCGCTTTCGTCGGCGACCCGGTCCGATGGTGCGGGGTTCGGCGGCGGCTCGCATGCCGGGCGGCAGGTGATGGTGTTCTCGTCCGATCTCGCCCCCGGCGAGTCGGTCACCGCCACCGTGAGCGTCGTCGCCGAGAGCGGAGCGACCACGGCGACGGCCGCCGTGACACCCACCGTCGACGCAGACCGGCCCACCGTTGTTGTTGCGCGTTGCGGCGACGCATAGACTCACCGATCATGCGCCGCACCGCTTCTCTCGCCGCCGTCGCGACCCTCGTGGCCGCGATCATCGCCCTCCCGGCAGCGGCATCCGCGTCCACCGGCGCCACCATCTACCCGCCGACGAAGTCGTGCACGACGACCCCGAGCGCCTTCGTGGCGGGCGGGACGGTCGAGTTCGCGTGCGCCGACGGCACGTTCGGCTCGAACGAGGCGGTCACGATCACGGTCCGCGGCGAGAACGGCGCAGGAGTCGCATTCGCCCGGGCCGCGTTCGCCGTCACCACCGGCAGCACGATGCGCGAATCGTCCGATCAGGGCGCTCTCGCCCCCGTCGCCATCACCTTCCCCGCCGACGCCGTCGGCGTCTACAACATCGAGGCGATCTCGCCTTCGTCCGCCGGCGGCACCGCGAGCGCCTCGGTCGTCGACGCGGCCGGTCTGCCCGCGACCGGCGGCGATGCGCGCACCTCGCTGGGCCTGTGGGTCGGCGGCGGCGCGCTCGTGGCGGCGGGGGCCACCATCGCGCTGGCCTCGGCGGTACGCCGCGCGCGCGACGCGCGCATCTGACCCGCTCCCGAAGCCGTTCGACACCCGCATCCGCGTGTTTCCGCGTCCACGGCGCGCCGCCGGGCATCCGGATCGCGAAATGTTAACGCGACCGAAATGTTTCAGCTTGCATGTAGGGCCTTTGTGCCTGAATACTTGCTGTGACCACTCCTGACGTAATCCTTAGTATTACTTCTCCGTTGGGTGTGAGCCTCCGGATGACCCAAGGAAAGCAGGACACATGAAGAACCGTCTCATCAAGGCGGCGGCGGCCTCCGCCATCGCAGCAGCGGCTGTCTTTGCAGCCCCCGCCATCGCAAACGCTTACACCCCGGCACCGGTCGGCGGCTCGTCCGTCACCGTCACCGCGGGTGGCACCGCCACGATCGCGTTCAACAACTTCGAGCCGAACGAGAGCGTCACCGGCACGCTGACGGGCGAGAACGCGGCCGCCGGCAGTGTCGCGTTCGTGAAGTTCGCGGTCACCTCGACCAGCACCACCAAGGTCGCCAACGCAGCCGGTGAGGTCGCCTTCCAGGTGACTCTGCCCGCCAACGCGACCGGCGAGTACACCCTCACCGCCACGGGTACCGTCTCGGGTGCGAGCACGGTCACCATCGCCGTTCCGGCCGCGGCCGGCGGCGCCGGTGGCTCGGGCACCCTGCCCGCAACCGGTGGCGACAACGCCGCTCTCCTCGGCCTGTGGATCGGCGGTGGCGCTCTCGCCCTCGCCGGCGGCAGCATCGCCGTGGCCAGCACGGTCCGCCGCCACCGCAACGCGGAGGCCGCTGCCTGATCAGGCGCGCAACACGAACGGATGCCCCGGAGCTTCGGCTCCGGGGCATCCGTGTTTGTCGGACCGGCTGGTGTCAGACCGGCTCGGCGGTGACGAGGATGGGCAGGTGGTCGCTCGCGCCCTGCGGCAGCGTCTGCACCCGTGCGATGTCGAAC
It contains:
- a CDS encoding DUF4012 domain-containing protein, encoding MRTADQPRPLRRTQLALAAIAGIFLIALIAVAAWVGVRGALAYGELREAEASARSAVDSLADPAAAAPHITEVADHAATARELTSDPVWSLAEGTPWIGPQLRAVGTIAAAADDIARDGLLPLADVASAFSPDAFRPVDGRIDTAVFREIAEPARAGADTVAAAAESVRALDDTPLMRPVRAAVDEVSELLDTGASATDALARASTLLPAMLGSSGERTYLLAFQNNAEWRSTGGIVGAMAIVKTADGRIELAGQASSSDFSNFGEPVLPLDPEIERIYETRPGRYIQNVTQIPDFSVGGPLAREMLLRQTGQSVDGVIATDPVALSYILEATGPVELPTGDVVSADNAVPLLLNDVYSRYESPRDQDAFFAAASAAVFERLASGAADPAKLIAALGRAGDERRLLLWSAIPEDQAVLADTTLAGPLPDTDADTAAFGVFLNDGTGSKMDYYLTADTRLAWETCAVGGDGRTSSPVTLEVTIANNAPADAATSLPSYVTGGGAFGVPAGVARTVAYLYLPEGYALSSATRSDGAGFGGGSHAGRQVMVFSSDLAPGESVTATVSVVAESGATTATAAVTPTVDADRPTVVVARCGDA
- a CDS encoding cell wall protein; translated protein: MRRTASLAAVATLVAAIIALPAAASASTGATIYPPTKSCTTTPSAFVAGGTVEFACADGTFGSNEAVTITVRGENGAGVAFARAAFAVTTGSTMRESSDQGALAPVAITFPADAVGVYNIEAISPSSAGGTASASVVDAAGLPATGGDARTSLGLWVGGGALVAAGATIALASAVRRARDARI
- a CDS encoding LPXTG cell wall anchor domain-containing protein; protein product: MKNRLIKAAAASAIAAAAVFAAPAIANAYTPAPVGGSSVTVTAGGTATIAFNNFEPNESVTGTLTGENAAAGSVAFVKFAVTSTSTTKVANAAGEVAFQVTLPANATGEYTLTATGTVSGASTVTIAVPAAAGGAGGSGTLPATGGDNAALLGLWIGGGALALAGGSIAVASTVRRHRNAEAAA